Proteins encoded together in one Mycobacterium sp. MS1601 window:
- a CDS encoding Rv0340 family IniB-related protein — MANELLDFVMGLVRDPDAAARYAADPAQAIADAHLADVTSADVNNLIPMVSDSLSMAAPAFGADTAVGEMLDGNVWTSGAATEAFQAFDLIAPTAPADAAVQIPNVIDTAAPEVASAVPDFEPLVDSVLTDDSALLGNTLADPAPALWEHADTDSQPLDEGHTAFDVFD; from the coding sequence ATGGCCAACGAATTACTGGACTTCGTGATGGGGCTGGTCCGTGATCCGGATGCCGCCGCACGATATGCCGCCGATCCGGCCCAGGCCATCGCCGATGCGCACCTGGCAGATGTCACCAGCGCGGACGTCAACAATCTGATTCCCATGGTGTCGGACTCCTTGTCGATGGCTGCACCGGCCTTCGGCGCCGACACCGCCGTGGGGGAGATGCTCGACGGCAACGTGTGGACCAGCGGTGCCGCCACCGAGGCATTCCAGGCGTTTGACCTGATCGCACCCACTGCCCCGGCTGATGCGGCCGTACAGATCCCGAATGTCATCGACACCGCGGCACCCGAGGTCGCCTCCGCGGTTCCGGACTTCGAACCGCTGGTGGATTCGGTGCTCACCGACGACTCCGCACTGCTGGGCAATACCCTCGCCGATCCCGCGCCGGCCCTGTGGGAACACGCGGACACCGACTCCCAGCCGCTGGATGAAGGGCACACCGCCTTCGACGTGTTCGACTGA
- a CDS encoding IniB N-terminal domain-containing protein → MNIIDWILDLFRSEDVARAFVAAPEQTLRDAGLAGVSAAQMSTVAATAVPGLVLGGGDPVVGLQRAVSNHYGFAPATDYSPSNSFLSPTYAPSPTFAPETNTDLLSGNNVPIASPDQSAGANAQNGAFNLGFGDITFGNKTTNTATDGGVVVDGNNTGDIVSGDGAVLGNGNDVNNGDVIAGSGSNVNIGEGNIEDNGNTNTGSGSIITDNEAPVFQDVDASGGNGGSASGGGSLIGIGGGNDGGNAGGGGIILVDNRSEETNVGGNQTAIEGDFDSSTSSSTTVISDTDSSTTAIDSSDHSDSSLIDTSLASNNDTALSNDQSFNNELFSGNDTGVSTDLFAHNDSALNADATLTSEPQTHVGF, encoded by the coding sequence ATGAACATCATCGACTGGATCCTCGACCTCTTCCGCAGCGAAGACGTGGCTCGTGCCTTTGTCGCTGCACCCGAGCAGACGCTGCGTGACGCGGGCCTGGCCGGCGTCTCTGCCGCCCAGATGTCCACTGTCGCCGCCACCGCCGTCCCCGGCCTGGTGCTCGGCGGCGGCGACCCGGTGGTGGGTCTGCAGCGCGCGGTGTCCAACCACTACGGCTTCGCCCCGGCCACCGACTACTCGCCGTCGAACAGCTTCCTGTCTCCGACCTACGCGCCGTCCCCGACGTTTGCCCCGGAGACCAACACCGACCTGCTCAGCGGCAACAACGTCCCGATCGCCAGCCCCGACCAGAGCGCGGGTGCCAACGCCCAGAACGGTGCCTTCAACCTGGGCTTCGGTGACATCACCTTCGGCAACAAGACCACCAACACGGCCACCGACGGCGGCGTGGTGGTGGACGGCAACAACACCGGAGACATCGTGAGCGGTGACGGTGCTGTGCTCGGCAACGGCAACGATGTCAACAACGGTGACGTCATCGCCGGATCGGGCTCCAACGTGAACATCGGTGAAGGCAACATCGAGGACAACGGCAACACCAACACCGGCAGCGGCAGCATCATCACCGACAACGAGGCCCCCGTGTTTCAGGACGTCGACGCCTCCGGTGGCAACGGCGGCAGCGCCAGCGGTGGCGGCAGCCTGATCGGTATCGGTGGCGGCAACGACGGTGGCAACGCAGGCGGTGGTGGAATCATCTTGGTGGACAACCGAAGTGAAGAGACCAACGTCGGAGGCAACCAGACCGCCATCGAGGGTGACTTCGACAGCAGCACCTCCTCGTCGACCACGGTGATCAGTGACACCGACAGCAGCACCACCGCGATCGACAGTTCCGACCACTCGGACAGCTCACTGATCGACACCAGCCTGGCCAGCAACAACGACACCGCGCTGTCCAACGACCAGTCCTTCAACAACGAGCTGTTCAGCGGCAACGACACGGGGGTCTCGACCGACCTGTTCGCGCACAACGACTCGGCACTCAACGCCGACGCGACGCTGACCAGCGAGCCGCAGACCCACGTCGGGTTCTGA
- a CDS encoding dynamin family protein, giving the protein MTQPADPRKVKVIVELIDHTARIAEQNDRGDLRQRLAAAKERITDPQIRVVIAGQLKQGKSQLLNSLLNMPVARVGDDETTALVTIVSYGEQASARLVVAPQPGGSEPEVIEIPVADIARDLRRAPQAGGREVIRVEVSAPSPLLKSGLAFVDTPGVGGHGQPHLSATLGLLPDADAMLMISDTSQEFTEPEMRFIRQAHEICPVGAVVATKTDLYPYWRQIVDTNTGHLQRAGLAGLPVIPASSLLRSHAVQHNDKELNEESNFPAIVKFLSDKVLSRENDRVRDQVIADIAAAAEHLTLSLSSELSAINDPDDVRRLTEDLERRKEEAQEALAHTALWQQVLSDGIADLTADVDHDMRSRFRAITHHAEGVIDSCDPTVHWAEIGAEVENAVATAVGDNFVWAYQRAEALAEEVARTFVEAGLEAVKMPEVSAREMGAGFDGLKSLTRLESKPIGLGHKAITSMRGSYGGILMFGMLTSVAGLGMFNPLSLGAGLLLGRKAYREDMENRMLRVRNEAKTNLRRFVDDVMFVVSKESRDRLKGVQRQLRDHYRDIANQATRSLNESLQAALSSAKMEEAERNTRVKELERQLNILRQVSDNIEKLRAPRITD; this is encoded by the coding sequence GTGACGCAGCCGGCGGACCCGCGCAAAGTCAAGGTGATCGTCGAACTCATCGACCACACCGCCCGCATCGCCGAGCAGAACGATCGGGGGGACCTGCGGCAACGGCTGGCGGCGGCGAAAGAGCGCATCACTGATCCCCAGATTCGCGTGGTGATCGCCGGACAACTCAAGCAGGGCAAGAGCCAACTGCTCAACTCGCTGCTCAACATGCCGGTGGCGCGGGTCGGCGACGACGAGACCACCGCACTGGTGACCATCGTGTCCTACGGTGAGCAGGCCTCGGCGCGTCTGGTGGTTGCGCCGCAGCCAGGGGGCAGTGAACCCGAGGTGATCGAGATCCCGGTCGCCGACATCGCCCGCGATCTGCGCCGCGCCCCCCAGGCCGGTGGCCGGGAAGTGATCCGAGTCGAGGTCAGCGCCCCCAGCCCGCTGCTCAAGAGTGGGCTGGCGTTCGTCGACACGCCCGGTGTCGGCGGGCACGGCCAGCCACACCTGTCGGCCACGCTGGGACTGCTGCCCGACGCCGACGCCATGCTGATGATCTCCGACACCAGCCAGGAATTCACCGAACCCGAGATGCGGTTCATCCGCCAAGCTCACGAGATCTGCCCGGTGGGCGCCGTGGTGGCCACCAAGACCGACCTGTACCCCTACTGGCGTCAGATCGTCGACACCAACACCGGCCACCTGCAGCGCGCCGGGCTGGCCGGCTTGCCGGTGATTCCGGCGTCGTCGCTGCTGCGCAGCCATGCCGTACAGCACAACGACAAGGAACTCAACGAGGAGTCGAACTTCCCGGCCATCGTGAAGTTCCTCTCCGACAAGGTGCTCTCCCGGGAGAACGACCGCGTGCGCGACCAGGTGATCGCCGACATCGCCGCGGCCGCAGAACATCTGACTCTCTCGCTGAGTTCGGAACTGTCGGCCATCAACGACCCCGACGATGTGCGCCGGCTCACCGAGGACCTCGAGCGGCGCAAGGAGGAGGCCCAGGAAGCGCTGGCGCACACCGCGTTGTGGCAACAGGTGCTCAGTGACGGTATCGCCGACCTGACCGCCGACGTGGATCACGATATGCGCTCACGGTTCCGGGCCATCACCCACCACGCCGAGGGCGTCATCGACTCGTGCGATCCCACCGTGCACTGGGCCGAGATCGGTGCCGAGGTGGAGAACGCCGTGGCCACCGCGGTGGGGGACAACTTCGTGTGGGCCTATCAGCGGGCCGAGGCGCTGGCCGAGGAAGTCGCGCGCACCTTCGTCGAAGCCGGTCTGGAAGCGGTGAAGATGCCCGAGGTCAGCGCCCGCGAGATGGGCGCGGGCTTCGACGGACTCAAGTCGTTGACCCGCCTGGAATCCAAACCGATCGGCCTGGGGCACAAGGCCATCACCAGTATGCGAGGCTCCTACGGCGGCATCCTGATGTTCGGCATGCTGACCTCGGTGGCCGGTTTGGGCATGTTCAACCCCCTGTCGCTGGGAGCCGGACTGCTGCTGGGGCGCAAGGCCTACCGGGAGGACATGGAGAACCGGATGCTGCGGGTGCGCAACGAGGCCAAGACCAACCTGCGTCGCTTCGTCGACGACGTGATGTTCGTGGTCAGCAAGGAGTCCCGCGACCGGCTCAAAGGTGTTCAGCGCCAACTGCGTGATCACTACCGCGACATCGCCAACCAGGCCACCCGATCGCTGAACGAGTCGCTGCAGGCAGCGCTGTCGTCAGCGAAAATGGAAGAGGCCGAACGGAATACGCGGGTCAAGGAACTGGAGCGTCAGCTCAACATCCTGCGGCAGGTCAGCGACAACATCGAGAAGCTGCGCGCGCCGCGGATCACGGACTGA
- a CDS encoding dynamin-like GTPase family protein gives MSTSDQVRAILNGTIRAYQGEPAYHQRPDVFNELDRIGRRLNQPIRIALAGTLKAGKSTLVNALVGETIAPTDATEATRIVTWFRHGPTPKVTANHVGGRRTNVPITRDPDVGGLTFDLGRLDPAEVADLDVEWPAAELIDASIIDTPGTSSLSRDVSERTLRLLVPDDGVPRVDAVVFLLRTLNAADIALLKQIGELVGGSSGALGVIGVASRADEIGAGRLDAMLSAKDVATRFTTEMDKTGICQAVVPVSGLLALTARTLRQSEFVALEKLAGVDAAELNKAMLSVDRFVREDSTLPVDAHIRAQLLDRFGMFGIRISIAVLRAGVTDSAALADQLLERSGLVALRDVIDQQFAQRSELLKAHTALLSLRRFVEVNPIRATPYIVADIDPLLADTHAFEELRLLSALRSRKTTLNEEEMASLRRIIGGSGTDAMSRLGLRPEESHDGPRAAFAAAQRWRRRGEHPLNDPFTARACRAAVRSAEAMVAQFGLSPRLAWGHPEPGEGAQAKRPGQAGRA, from the coding sequence ATGAGCACGAGTGACCAGGTGCGCGCCATCCTGAACGGAACCATCCGCGCCTACCAGGGCGAGCCTGCCTACCACCAGCGTCCGGACGTGTTCAACGAACTGGACCGAATCGGCCGCCGGCTCAACCAGCCGATCCGGATCGCGCTGGCCGGCACCCTCAAGGCGGGGAAGTCGACGCTGGTCAACGCGTTGGTGGGGGAGACCATCGCGCCCACCGACGCCACCGAGGCCACCAGGATCGTCACCTGGTTCCGGCACGGCCCTACCCCTAAGGTGACCGCCAACCACGTCGGCGGACGCCGCACCAATGTGCCCATCACTCGCGACCCCGATGTGGGCGGCTTGACCTTCGACCTGGGTCGGCTGGACCCCGCCGAGGTCGCGGACTTGGACGTGGAGTGGCCGGCCGCCGAACTGATCGACGCGTCGATCATCGACACCCCCGGCACGTCGTCGCTGTCACGGGACGTCTCCGAACGCACACTGCGGCTGTTGGTACCCGACGACGGGGTGCCCCGAGTGGATGCGGTGGTGTTCCTGCTGCGCACCCTCAACGCCGCGGACATCGCGCTGCTCAAGCAGATCGGCGAACTGGTGGGCGGATCGTCGGGGGCGCTCGGAGTCATCGGTGTGGCCTCCCGCGCCGACGAGATCGGCGCAGGCCGGTTGGACGCCATGTTGTCGGCCAAGGATGTCGCCACGCGCTTCACCACCGAGATGGACAAAACCGGGATCTGTCAGGCCGTCGTGCCCGTGTCGGGGCTGCTGGCGCTGACCGCGCGCACCCTTCGCCAGAGCGAGTTCGTGGCGCTGGAAAAGCTGGCCGGGGTTGATGCAGCAGAGCTCAACAAGGCGATGCTGTCGGTGGACCGCTTCGTCCGTGAGGACAGCACCCTGCCGGTCGACGCCCATATCCGGGCCCAGTTGCTGGACCGGTTCGGCATGTTCGGGATCAGGATCTCGATCGCCGTGCTGCGTGCCGGTGTCACCGACTCCGCGGCGCTGGCCGATCAACTGTTGGAGCGCAGCGGGCTGGTGGCCTTGCGCGACGTGATCGATCAGCAGTTCGCCCAGCGTTCCGAACTGCTGAAAGCGCATACGGCACTGCTGTCGCTGCGGCGGTTCGTCGAGGTCAATCCGATCCGGGCGACGCCGTACATCGTCGCCGACATCGACCCGCTGCTGGCCGACACCCATGCCTTCGAGGAACTGCGGCTGCTGTCAGCGCTGCGGTCGCGGAAAACCACGCTCAACGAGGAGGAGATGGCCTCGCTGCGCAGGATCATCGGCGGCTCGGGAACGGATGCGATGAGCCGGTTGGGGCTACGACCGGAGGAATCTCACGACGGTCCGCGGGCGGCCTTCGCGGCGGCGCAACGCTGGCGCCGCCGCGGCGAGCATCCGCTCAACGATCCGTTCACTGCCAGGGCGTGCCGGGCCGCCGTGCGCTCGGCTGAGGCGATGGTGGCGCAGTTCGGCCTGAGTCCGAGGCTGGCGTGGGGGCACCCCGAGCCAGGTGAAGGAGCTCAGGCCAAGAGACCCGGACAGGCCGGCCGGGCTTAA
- a CDS encoding LLM class F420-dependent oxidoreductase, with amino-acid sequence MDFRVFVEPQQGASYADQLAVARAAESLGYSAFFRSDHYIAMSGDGLPGPTDSWVTLGALARETSTIRLGTMVTSATFRHPGPLAISVAQVDEMSGGRVDFGLGAGWFDKEHQAYAIPFPPLGERFDRLEEQLDILTGLWSTPVGDTFDYNGNYYSITDSPALPKPAQPSGPPIIVGGKGKKRTPGLAAKFAAEFNVPFSPLEEITTQFDRVKEAVAGAGRAPESMLYSACFVVCAGRDDAEVARRADAIGREVDELHTNTPLIGSPAQIVDKLGPFLDAGVQRVYAQVLDMSDLDHLELFADGVVRQFA; translated from the coding sequence GTGGACTTTCGCGTATTCGTTGAACCTCAGCAGGGCGCCTCGTACGCCGATCAACTCGCCGTAGCCCGGGCCGCCGAATCCCTCGGTTACTCCGCCTTCTTCCGCTCCGACCACTACATCGCCATGAGCGGTGACGGCCTGCCCGGCCCCACCGACTCCTGGGTCACGCTGGGCGCCCTGGCCCGTGAGACCTCGACCATCCGGCTGGGCACCATGGTCACCTCCGCCACCTTCCGCCACCCCGGCCCGCTGGCCATCTCCGTGGCCCAAGTCGACGAAATGAGCGGCGGCCGTGTCGATTTCGGACTCGGAGCCGGATGGTTCGATAAGGAACACCAGGCCTATGCCATCCCGTTCCCGCCGCTGGGTGAACGCTTCGATCGCCTGGAGGAGCAGCTCGACATTTTGACCGGACTGTGGAGTACACCGGTCGGCGACACCTTCGACTACAACGGCAACTACTACTCCATCACCGATTCGCCTGCACTGCCCAAGCCCGCGCAGCCGTCGGGGCCGCCGATCATCGTGGGCGGCAAGGGCAAGAAGCGCACCCCGGGTCTGGCTGCCAAGTTCGCCGCCGAGTTCAACGTGCCGTTCTCCCCGCTGGAGGAGATCACCACCCAGTTCGACCGCGTCAAGGAAGCGGTCGCCGGCGCGGGCCGGGCTCCCGAGTCGATGCTCTATTCGGCGTGCTTCGTGGTGTGTGCCGGCCGCGACGACGCCGAGGTGGCCCGCCGTGCGGACGCCATCGGCCGCGAGGTCGACGAACTGCACACCAACACCCCGCTGATCGGCAGCCCGGCGCAGATCGTGGACAAGCTGGGCCCCTTCCTGGACGCCGGTGTGCAGCGGGTGTACGCACAGGTGCTGGACATGAGCGACCTCGACCACCTGGAGTTGTTCGCCGACGGTGTGGTCCGGCAGTTCGCCTAA